The Alnus glutinosa chromosome 8, dhAlnGlut1.1, whole genome shotgun sequence DNA segment CTATGGTATGTAGTGTAATATTTTGAGAGtaataatttcttgtttattgaATTTGAAGGAATCAAAAGGTAATTGTCctaagttcatttttttttgttttaattctgAGAATCAATTCTAGTTCTGTTGATCAGTTTTCCGgatctaaatttttcttcattgtCTTTTGAATGCTGTCCATGTGTTGTTGAAGGACGCATGatgatgtaaaatattttgttagtTGTTGACTACCATCTAGGGATTTAGAGCTAAGTGTATCGATGTGTTGGAATTGGGGTAgttgaattcttgcagtttggCAAGTAGAACATTAAGAAAGAGAAAACTGCAAAtggtttttgaaaatatttgctGTTAATATTGAAAAGTGCACATTTTCTGCTTTTGATCTTTCCTTTGCTTTATGCAGGTGAACCTTTCATTAATGGGTGTGCAGTTCCTTATGATCCTAAGTACCATGAAGAATGGATAAGAAACAATGCTCGAGCGAATGAGAGAAATAGGCGCAATGACAGACCTCGTAATTTTGATAGATCAAGAAATTTTGAGAGGAGGAGGGAAAACATGCAGAATCGAGATTTCCAAAATAGGCCTCCAATGCCTAATCAGCCTATGCAGAATCCTGGGCCCAATATGGTTGGACCGCCTGATCTTCAAAATAGGTCTCCAATGCCTAATCAGACTATGCAGAATCCTGGGCCCAATATGGCTGGAGTACCCCCTAACAATAATATGGGGAGGATGCCGCCCAACAACTTTAGTGGTATGCCACCCAATAACAGTATGGGTGGCAACAACTATAATGGGATCCCACCAAACAACATGCAGCCCAACAACTACATGCCACCGAACTACAATGGAATGCCAACGAACATGGGGGGGATGCCGCCGGCGCCAAACATGGGAGGGatgccgccgccgccgccaaACATGGGAGGGatgccgccgccgccgccaaACATGGGAGGAGGGCTGCCGAATAACATGGGTGGAGGGCCGCCGAATAACATGGGAGGAGGGCCGCTGAATCCCGCATGGTCTAATAACATGCCTAACAGAGAATACCAGAGGCCTAACACAGAATACCAGAGTAGCTACCCTCCGAACAGGAACATGGGCCCTGGTGGAAACCCTTACTCAGGTTGAAGTATGCCCAGAAGTGAGATGCCCACGCCCTCGAGCTGATTCTTGTAGGCATGCTGTAGATAAGTAAGAAGGCTTCCGATGTTGTCTAGGGGTTATGCTATAATGTTCATCGATTTTGAAAATACTAGCTggtattagttttatttatgcCCTTGGCACACTGCCGGAATACCTTGGTGTTCAATTGAAATATTATTACAATCTGGAAGGTAGATCCTATATGTTACATTGTGTTTTGATAACCTGTTAATGTTCTTGTAAGGTAGACATAAACGGCTTTGGATTTACAATTTCATTCATTTGGCGTTGCCTTTATTTCCTTTGGATGAGTCTGATTCGTCTTCTTGTTTGTGCTGCTCTGCTTTTATGCGGATATTCTTGATAAAATGACTCGGCctctatttcacttgaaaa contains these protein-coding regions:
- the LOC133875236 gene encoding multiple organellar RNA editing factor 8, chloroplastic/mitochondrial-like, producing MAIHSLSRSLPKTLTLASFLSRSFATSNAAASSRSAISSLSLLRPLAAAGVVLRRVSSAAPLRGFATRATSSSLNDPNPNWSNRPPKETIMLDGCDFEHWLVVVEKPEGDPTRDEIIDSYIKTLAKVIGSEEEARMKIYSVSTRCYYAFGALVSEEISYKLKEVPGVRWVLPDSYLDVRNKDYGGEPFINGCAVPYDPKYHEEWIRNNARANERNRRNDRPRNFDRSRNFERRRENMQNRDFQNRPPMPNQPMQNPGPNMVGPPDLQNRSPMPNQTMQNPGPNMAGVPPNNNMGRMPPNNFSGMPPNNSMGGNNYNGIPPNNMQPNNYMPPNYNGMPTNMGGMPPAPNMGGMPPPPPNMGGMPPPPPNMGGGLPNNMGGGPPNNMGGGPLNPAWSNNMPNREYQRPNTEYQSSYPPNRNMGPGGNPYSG